One part of the Chloroflexota bacterium genome encodes these proteins:
- a CDS encoding exonuclease SbcCD subunit D, producing MKILHFADLHLGMENYGRTDAATGLHTRLLDFLHSLDELIDAAVAAPVDLVLFAGDAYRTRDPSPTQQREFVARINRLRAAGIPVFLLVGNHDLPNAAGRANSVEIFATLDVPGVTLASKPDIYRIETAHGPVQIVALPWLVRSTILARDDFKNLSLDALNRVMVQKVARIVEDLIEQLDPAVPAILAAHGTVQGATYGSERSVMLGADLVLPPSIVAHPAFDYVALGHIHKHQVLNSNPPVIYPGSLDRIDFGEENDDKGFVLVDLARGRADWQFVRIHARPFVTIRADAESDDPTTDVLAAIQSRSIDGAIVRLVIRTTPERAGLLRDNDIRQALKPAWHVAGITREVRQTDRVRLGAAGVEGLTPVEALARYFDEKKVPPARAQELLQRAERLMRGDDGEG from the coding sequence ATGAAGATACTGCACTTTGCCGACCTGCACCTCGGCATGGAGAACTACGGCCGGACCGACGCGGCCACCGGCCTGCATACGCGTCTGCTCGACTTCCTGCACTCGCTCGACGAGTTGATCGACGCCGCCGTGGCCGCGCCGGTCGACCTGGTGTTGTTCGCCGGCGATGCCTACCGCACGCGCGACCCATCGCCGACGCAGCAGCGCGAGTTTGTGGCGCGCATCAACCGGCTGCGCGCGGCCGGCATCCCGGTCTTCCTGCTGGTCGGCAATCACGACCTGCCAAACGCGGCCGGGCGCGCCAACTCGGTCGAGATCTTCGCCACGCTCGACGTGCCGGGCGTCACGCTGGCCTCGAAGCCGGACATTTACCGCATCGAAACGGCCCACGGTCCGGTGCAGATCGTGGCGCTGCCATGGCTGGTGCGCTCGACGATCCTGGCGCGCGACGATTTCAAGAACCTGTCGCTTGACGCGCTCAACCGCGTCATGGTGCAGAAGGTCGCGCGCATCGTCGAGGACCTGATCGAGCAGCTCGACCCGGCCGTGCCGGCCATCCTGGCCGCGCACGGCACGGTGCAGGGCGCCACCTATGGCTCCGAGCGCAGCGTGATGCTGGGCGCCGACTTGGTCCTGCCGCCGAGCATCGTCGCGCACCCGGCGTTTGATTATGTGGCGCTCGGACACATCCACAAGCACCAAGTGCTCAACAGCAACCCGCCGGTGATCTACCCGGGCAGCCTCGACCGCATCGACTTTGGCGAAGAGAACGACGACAAAGGGTTCGTGCTCGTCGACCTGGCGCGCGGCCGCGCCGACTGGCAGTTCGTGCGCATCCATGCGCGCCCGTTCGTCACGATCCGCGCCGACGCCGAGTCGGACGACCCGACGACCGATGTGCTGGCCGCAATCCAGTCGCGCAGCATCGATGGCGCGATCGTGCGACTCGTCATTCGCACGACGCCGGAGAGGGCCGGGCTGCTGCGCGATAACGACATCCGGCAGGCGCTCAAGCCAGCGTGGCATGTGGCGGGCATCACGCGCGAGGTGCGGCAGACCGACCGCGTGCGGCTGGGGGCGGCCGGCGTCGAGGGGTTGACGCCCGTCGAGGCGCTGGCGCGCTACTTCGATGAAAAGAAGGTGCCGCCCGCGCGCGCGCAGGAACTCCTGCAGCGCGCCGAGCGGCTGATGCGCGGCGACGACGGCGAGGGTTAG
- a CDS encoding NADH-quinone oxidoreductase subunit A: MLSDYAAVGVFLLVVLTIPFGGYLVTWLLRPKKPYALKNQTYECGLETVGDTWVQFKVQYYIYALVFVVFDIETVFIYPWAVAYNAVGIFAMIEMIVFVLILVVGLLYAWRKGALEWI, translated from the coding sequence ATGCTCTCCGATTATGCAGCCGTAGGCGTATTCCTTTTAGTGGTTTTGACCATCCCGTTCGGCGGCTACCTGGTGACGTGGCTCCTGCGCCCCAAAAAGCCGTACGCGCTCAAGAACCAGACCTACGAGTGCGGTCTCGAAACGGTTGGCGATACGTGGGTGCAGTTCAAGGTGCAGTACTACATCTATGCCCTCGTCTTTGTCGTCTTCGACATCGAAACCGTGTTCATCTACCCCTGGGCGGTTGCTTACAACGCCGTCGGCATCTTCGCCATGATCGAGATGATCGTTTTCGTCCTGATTCTCGTCGTCGGTTTGCTGTACGCCTGGCGCAAGGGCGCTCTGGAGTGGATTTAA
- the nuoH gene encoding NADH-quinone oxidoreductase subunit NuoH has translation MILLGVTFVVVFAMVTMMFLTWLERKVIGRIQDRIGPNRAGPFGLLQPVADMLKLFTKEMIVPDRADKIVYYLGPAIVVVPAFLIFSVLPFDQSAIIADLNIGFLFIAAIGSTSTIGLLMAGWASNNKYALLGGMRAVAQFVSYEIPQVLSVVGVLLLAGSLQMGKIVDSQAYVWNVFLQPVAFVIFLIASISEINRTPFDLPEAESEIIAGYHTEYGAIGFAYYQLAEFINMFAVSAIGATLFLGGWQEPFGISWLLGFRLVPGIVWFIGKTYLLVFVMIWLRGTLPRLRVDQLMNFAWKVLVPLALVNLVLAGVGISLSDYIFTLIYGAAPKAGYTSANYFAGWWTAVPVFVVLNVMMYFTFRALYRRPKVQRRTVTMVSRPAPSQPVAGGGS, from the coding sequence ATGATCCTGCTGGGCGTCACCTTCGTGGTCGTGTTCGCCATGGTGACCATGATGTTCCTGACGTGGCTGGAGCGCAAGGTCATCGGCCGCATCCAGGACCGCATCGGCCCCAATCGCGCTGGCCCGTTCGGGTTGCTGCAACCGGTCGCCGACATGCTCAAGTTGTTTACGAAGGAAATGATCGTGCCGGACCGCGCCGACAAGATCGTTTACTATCTGGGACCGGCGATTGTCGTCGTCCCCGCCTTTCTGATCTTCTCGGTGCTGCCGTTCGACCAGTCGGCGATCATCGCCGACCTGAACATCGGCTTCCTGTTCATCGCCGCCATCGGCTCCACCTCGACCATCGGTCTGCTGATGGCCGGCTGGGCGTCGAACAACAAGTACGCCCTGCTCGGCGGCATGCGTGCCGTCGCGCAATTCGTCTCATACGAGATCCCGCAGGTGCTGTCGGTCGTCGGCGTGCTGCTCCTGGCCGGCTCCCTGCAGATGGGCAAGATCGTCGACTCCCAGGCGTACGTCTGGAACGTCTTCCTGCAGCCGGTGGCGTTCGTCATCTTCCTGATCGCTTCGATCTCGGAAATCAACCGCACGCCGTTCGACCTGCCGGAAGCGGAGTCGGAAATCATCGCCGGCTACCACACCGAGTACGGCGCGATTGGCTTTGCCTACTACCAACTCGCCGAGTTCATCAACATGTTCGCCGTCTCCGCCATCGGCGCGACGCTGTTCCTCGGCGGCTGGCAGGAGCCGTTCGGCATCAGTTGGCTCCTCGGCTTCCGCCTCGTGCCGGGCATCGTTTGGTTCATCGGCAAAACGTACCTGCTGGTCTTCGTGATGATCTGGCTGCGCGGCACGCTGCCGCGCCTGCGCGTGGATCAACTGATGAACTTCGCGTGGAAGGTGCTGGTACCGCTGGCGCTGGTCAACCTGGTGCTGGCGGGCGTGGGCATCAGTCTCTCGGACTATATATTCACGTTGATCTATGGCGCGGCGCCGAAGGCGGGCTACACGTCAGCCAACTACTTTGCGGGTTGGTGGACGGCGGTCCCGGTCTTCGTCGTGCTGAACGTGATGATGTACTTCACGTTCCGCGCGCTCTACCGGCGGCCGAAGGTGCAGCGCCGCACGGTCACGATGGTTTCGCGCCCGGCGCCCAGCCAGCCGGTGGCGGGCGGCGGCTCGTAG
- a CDS encoding NADH-quinone oxidoreductase subunit J, which yields MELIVFLGAAGIAVIGAALLVSLHNLVRAVLAMILSFTGVAGLYLLLNAEFLAAVQILVYVGAVAILILFAVMLTNRVSDPTQPVNNSQAWLSFTVSSAVFVLLMAVMAPLKWPELPDVPNLPNTTVQVSSVANLGAQLLSTYLLPFEVASVVLLVALLGAIMLARE from the coding sequence ATGGAACTAATCGTCTTTCTGGGCGCGGCCGGCATCGCCGTCATCGGCGCGGCCCTGCTCGTCTCCCTGCACAACCTGGTGCGCGCGGTGCTGGCGATGATCCTGTCGTTCACGGGCGTCGCCGGCCTGTACCTGCTGCTGAACGCCGAGTTCCTGGCGGCGGTGCAGATTCTGGTGTACGTCGGCGCGGTCGCTATATTGATCCTGTTCGCCGTGATGCTGACCAACCGGGTCTCCGACCCAACGCAGCCGGTCAACAACAGCCAGGCGTGGCTCAGTTTTACCGTCTCGTCGGCGGTCTTCGTGCTGCTGATGGCCGTGATGGCCCCGCTCAAATGGCCGGAATTGCCCGATGTCCCGAACCTGCCCAACACCACGGTGCAGGTCTCGTCGGTTGCCAATCTCGGCGCGCAACTGCTCAGCACGTATCTGCTGCCGTTCGAGGTGGCGTCGGTCGTCCTGCTCGTGGCCCTGCTCGGCGCGATCATGCTGGCGCGCGAATAA
- the nuoK gene encoding NADH-quinone oxidoreductase subunit NuoK encodes MSLNGFLIVSALLFSMGLYGALARRNAVAILMGVELMLNAAVINLVAFWRYMNPNAQLTGQAFAIFVITLAAAEVAVGLALIIAIYRNRNTVVVEDVDMMKG; translated from the coding sequence ATGTCTCTTAACGGCTTTTTGATCGTCAGCGCGCTGCTGTTCAGCATGGGGCTGTACGGCGCGCTTGCGCGGCGCAACGCCGTCGCAATTCTGATGGGCGTCGAACTGATGCTGAACGCCGCCGTCATCAACCTGGTCGCGTTCTGGCGCTATATGAACCCGAACGCCCAGTTGACCGGGCAGGCGTTCGCCATCTTCGTCATCACGCTGGCGGCGGCTGAAGTCGCAGTCGGCCTGGCGCTGATTATCGCCATCTACCGCAACCGCAACACGGTCGTGGTCGAAGATGTCGATATGATGAAGGGTTAG
- a CDS encoding UDP-N-acetylmuramoyl-L-alanyl-D-glutamate--2,6-diaminopimelate ligase, translated as MKLSDLLASLPGQPLSAGSPDPVINAIVSDSRRVQPGALFVAYEGVSLDGHRFIADALARGAVALVIEEKHRASLPAGVPVAVVPDGREALARLAAAWHGFPSRRMRIVGITGTDGKTTTSSILCAVLQTAGFETGLVSTVAAFIGEKAIDTGFHTTTPDAPDLQRYLAQMADLGAQYAVIESTSLGLAQKRLAAVEYDVAVVTNITHEHLNDHHNSFDEYRSAKRMMFEQMLSSERKPGVPKVAVLNRDDSSYEFLRAIRPDVQLSYGLHPAADVRGEAVRHSPAGVSFTAHLPSVGPLTIESPLIGNYNVYNMLAALAVGWSQGLAPDVIARGIKAVRQVPGRMERINRGQPYTVIVDFAHTPNALENALKTARGLTEGKVAVVFGCAGQRDVQKRPMMGEIAARLADRVVLTAEDPRTEPLDAILDQVAAGCEQAGGSYTRVPDRMEAIRFALSQAAPGDVVMITGKGHERSMCFGTTEYPWSDQDAVKQVLG; from the coding sequence ATGAAACTTTCCGACTTACTTGCCTCCCTGCCCGGCCAACCGCTGTCCGCTGGCAGCCCCGACCCCGTGATCAACGCCATCGTGAGCGATTCGCGGCGCGTGCAGCCCGGAGCGCTGTTCGTCGCCTACGAAGGCGTCAGCCTTGACGGGCACCGCTTCATCGCCGACGCGCTGGCGCGCGGGGCGGTTGCACTGGTCATCGAGGAAAAGCACCGCGCCAGCCTGCCCGCCGGCGTGCCGGTGGCGGTCGTGCCCGACGGGCGCGAGGCGCTGGCGCGCCTGGCGGCGGCCTGGCATGGCTTCCCCTCGCGGCGTATGCGCATCGTCGGCATCACCGGCACCGACGGCAAAACGACCACCTCCTCGATCCTCTGCGCTGTCCTGCAGACGGCCGGCTTCGAGACCGGGCTGGTCAGCACCGTGGCTGCGTTCATCGGCGAGAAGGCGATCGACACCGGCTTCCACACCACCACGCCCGACGCGCCCGACCTGCAACGCTACCTGGCGCAGATGGCCGACCTGGGCGCGCAGTACGCCGTGATCGAATCGACCTCGCTGGGTCTGGCGCAGAAGCGGCTGGCCGCGGTGGAGTACGACGTGGCGGTCGTGACCAACATCACGCACGAGCACCTGAACGACCACCACAACTCGTTCGACGAGTACCGCAGCGCCAAACGCATGATGTTCGAACAGATGCTGTCCAGCGAGCGCAAGCCCGGCGTGCCCAAGGTGGCCGTGCTGAACCGCGACGACTCGTCGTATGAGTTCCTGCGCGCCATCCGCCCGGACGTGCAGTTGTCGTACGGCCTGCACCCGGCGGCCGATGTGCGCGGCGAAGCCGTGCGGCATTCGCCGGCCGGCGTCAGCTTCACGGCGCACCTGCCGTCCGTGGGCCCGCTTACGATCGAGTCGCCGTTGATCGGCAACTATAACGTCTACAACATGCTGGCCGCGCTGGCAGTCGGCTGGTCGCAGGGGCTCGCCCCTGACGTGATCGCGCGCGGCATCAAGGCGGTGCGGCAGGTGCCGGGCCGCATGGAGCGCATCAACCGAGGGCAGCCGTACACGGTCATTGTGGACTTCGCGCACACGCCCAACGCGCTGGAAAACGCGCTTAAGACCGCGCGCGGGCTGACGGAAGGCAAGGTCGCGGTCGTGTTCGGCTGCGCCGGGCAGCGCGACGTGCAGAAGCGCCCGATGATGGGCGAAATCGCCGCGCGGCTGGCCGACCGCGTCGTCCTCACGGCGGAAGACCCGCGTACCGAGCCGTTGGACGCGATCCTCGACCAGGTCGCCGCAGGCTGCGAGCAGGCCGGCGGTTCGTACACCCGCGTGCCGGACCGGATGGAAGCGATCCGCTTTGCGCTGTCGCAGGCCGCGCCGGGCGACGTGGTCATGATCACCGGCAAGGGACACGAGCGCTCGATGTGCTTCGGCACGACCGAGTATCCCTGGAGCGACCAGGACGCGGTCAAGCAGGTGCTCGGCTGA
- a CDS encoding DUF3048 domain-containing protein, with the protein MTRRIAALFVAALFMLACAFGEVATPEPTRRLTRTPQPFTPEAQTIATAIPVPSPTPDLSAELCPLTGLRDPAKPWLARRPLLFKIDNSPPARPQSGISRADIVIEHLAEGGVTRFDAAFWCSSADEIGPIRSARIIDLDLVAMFQAVLVHVGASNENLAALRAAYGNRLMDEGTDKAAFHRTSDREAPYNTYTSSEGVQVLLPGRTIAQTGIALKGLKFGEAVPGGGKPAARVHVPYDRQFSDSTWEYAPDAKQFKRGLMGEPLIDAKAGQAVQVANVVVLFAEHTVTDIVEDSLGSRSIQIELKGKGRAVVLRDGQAFEGQWLRDDPKGFIRFTDANGRDIPLRPGRSWWQVVPTDLKLTYP; encoded by the coding sequence ATGACGCGGCGGATCGCGGCGCTGTTCGTCGCCGCGCTGTTCATGCTCGCCTGCGCGTTCGGCGAGGTCGCCACTCCGGAGCCGACGCGCCGTCTCACCCGCACGCCGCAGCCGTTCACGCCCGAAGCACAGACTATAGCCACCGCTATCCCGGTCCCGTCGCCCACGCCCGACCTCAGCGCCGAGTTGTGCCCGCTGACCGGCCTGCGCGATCCGGCCAAACCGTGGCTGGCGCGGCGGCCGCTGCTATTCAAGATCGACAATAGCCCGCCGGCGCGGCCGCAGTCTGGCATCAGCCGGGCGGATATCGTCATCGAGCATCTGGCCGAAGGCGGCGTGACCCGCTTCGATGCGGCGTTCTGGTGCAGCAGCGCCGACGAGATCGGGCCAATCCGCTCGGCCCGCATCATCGACCTGGACCTCGTCGCGATGTTCCAGGCCGTGCTGGTGCATGTCGGCGCCAGCAATGAGAACCTCGCGGCCCTGCGCGCCGCCTATGGCAACCGGCTGATGGACGAGGGCACGGACAAAGCGGCGTTCCACCGCACAAGCGACCGCGAAGCGCCGTACAATACCTACACGAGCAGCGAGGGCGTGCAGGTGCTGCTGCCGGGCCGCACCATCGCCCAGACCGGCATCGCGCTGAAGGGGCTCAAGTTCGGTGAGGCGGTCCCGGGCGGCGGCAAGCCGGCGGCGCGGGTGCATGTGCCGTACGACCGGCAGTTTTCCGATTCGACCTGGGAATACGCGCCCGATGCGAAGCAGTTCAAACGCGGGCTGATGGGCGAACCGCTGATCGACGCCAAAGCGGGACAGGCGGTGCAGGTCGCCAATGTGGTCGTGTTGTTCGCAGAGCACACGGTCACCGATATTGTCGAAGACTCGCTCGGCTCGCGGTCGATCCAGATCGAGCTGAAGGGCAAGGGGCGCGCGGTCGTGCTGCGCGACGGGCAGGCGTTCGAGGGCCAGTGGTTGCGCGATGACCCGAAGGGTTTCATCCGTTTCACCGATGCGAACGGCCGGGACATACCACTGCGGCCGGGCCGCTCGTGGTGGCAGGTTGTGCCGACGGATCTGAAACTGACGTATCCGTAG
- a CDS encoding patatin-like phospholipase family protein produces MNAFVLSGGGNRGALEAGALVALFERGIRPDILVGTSAGAVNAAALALNPTLEGAQQVAAMWKTMKQSDIFPGNWLTFAWRFLTGADSLSPNDNIRKLIERQLPPGVRTFGDIQGVKLYTTTANINTAEIFVYGDDPSALLVDAVMSSAAPPLALPPIVIDGYQYVDGAVCADVPISIAAQKGATDIYAVNVGTGALPRKNIHGIVNLVQRSIAVTVYQQLLNDLDDVWQNPSIRLHYVPMQTYPEIADFDHAPLFIDEGYRIMKAYLDGQPPDAVVVPLEATPPPGAVKWVRSRRWK; encoded by the coding sequence ATGAACGCGTTTGTCTTGAGCGGGGGCGGCAATCGCGGCGCGCTGGAAGCCGGCGCGCTGGTCGCGCTGTTCGAGCGCGGCATCCGTCCTGATATCCTGGTCGGCACATCGGCCGGCGCGGTCAACGCGGCGGCGCTGGCGCTTAACCCGACGCTCGAAGGCGCGCAGCAGGTGGCCGCGATGTGGAAGACGATGAAGCAGAGCGACATCTTCCCGGGCAACTGGCTGACCTTCGCGTGGCGATTCCTGACCGGCGCCGACAGCCTCTCGCCAAACGATAACATCCGCAAGTTGATCGAGCGGCAACTGCCGCCCGGCGTGCGCACCTTCGGCGATATCCAGGGCGTTAAGCTGTACACGACGACCGCGAACATTAACACGGCCGAGATCTTCGTGTACGGCGACGATCCGTCCGCTCTGCTCGTCGATGCGGTCATGTCGAGCGCCGCGCCGCCGCTGGCGCTGCCGCCGATCGTCATCGACGGCTACCAGTATGTGGATGGCGCGGTGTGCGCCGACGTGCCGATCAGCATTGCGGCGCAAAAAGGGGCGACGGACATTTACGCCGTCAATGTCGGTACGGGGGCGTTGCCGCGGAAGAACATCCACGGCATCGTCAATCTCGTCCAGCGCTCGATCGCGGTCACCGTGTACCAGCAGTTGCTGAACGACCTCGACGATGTGTGGCAGAACCCGTCGATCCGCCTGCACTACGTGCCGATGCAAACGTACCCGGAGATCGCGGACTTCGATCACGCGCCGCTGTTCATCGACGAGGGCTACCGGATCATGAAGGCGTATCTGGACGGCCAGCCTCCGGACGCGGTCGTCGTCCCGCTGGAGGCAACGCCGCCGCCGGGGGCCGTCAAGTGGGTGCGGTCACGACGCTGGAAGTGA
- a CDS encoding CoA-binding protein codes for MEYLIRDFVNRRTWALVGATGNPRKFGNKILRDLRRAGYIVYAVNTKETIIEGEPAYPSLADLPVVPEVIDIVVPPAQTEMVVRQCRELGFTRIWMQPGAESSAAIAYCEANGLQLVHDACAMVEKRRWP; via the coding sequence GTGGAATATCTAATCCGCGATTTCGTCAACCGCCGCACGTGGGCGCTGGTCGGCGCGACCGGCAACCCGCGCAAGTTCGGCAACAAGATACTGCGCGATCTGCGCCGCGCCGGCTACATCGTGTATGCCGTGAACACCAAAGAAACGATCATTGAGGGCGAACCAGCGTACCCTTCGCTCGCCGACCTGCCGGTGGTACCGGAGGTCATCGACATCGTCGTGCCGCCTGCACAGACCGAGATGGTCGTGCGCCAGTGCCGCGAACTCGGCTTCACGCGCATCTGGATGCAGCCCGGCGCCGAATCGTCCGCCGCGATCGCCTACTGCGAAGCCAACGGCCTGCAACTTGTACATGATGCCTGCGCGATGGTCGAGAAGCGCCGTTGGCCGTAG
- a CDS encoding fused MFS/spermidine synthase, translating to MNRNWLLMLLVFVAGTASLASEVAASRLIGPFFGTSVLVWAILIGNTLVYLTIGYALGGRLADRRPSEPALYWIVALAGFALGLAPFVARPVLLLAWQGFATYDAGVLGATLVGFNLIFAVPTILLGMVSPYAVRLTLGKVAQAGQSAGSVYALSTLGSIAGAYVPVFLLTPRTGARLTFVIVAAVMALAAFVPSRWRRTALIVTAGFATLSVELTASRVLGPDFGTSIQIWAVLIGMSLLYLTLGYEFGGRLADRWPNEGALRRVALAAAGFILLVPLASGPVLSVTRGLFAGASWGYMVGALAAFNLLFAIPILLLGMFPPFAIRLSGPLQAVSGAGHTAGSLYALSTVGSIVGTYAPVLVLVPLIGTRNTFLLFALALLAVAVLGLAVRASKQAPLAGGLVAVLAVAAFAFPQSYIKPLEEGGKRTLYETESLYNYIRVMQYGDYTILELNEGQAIHSLYNPREFLTGGVWDYFLVAPYFANDERPANVKSMALIGSAAGTVAKQYTRVYGPITIDGAEIDPEIVSVARQYFGMTDPNFTVYSEDGRYFLRNTQRKYDVIAVDAYRPPYIPFHLTTREFFADIKAHLNENGILVINAGHTLSDYGLVDVLGSTMKAEFPNVYALDVPMRGSTVGNSLVIATRQPTKLANFKANLAAVNDPVLKQIGDSAENVREVTAMPVVFTDDLSPVEEVVHRVLINFILTGQ from the coding sequence TTGAACCGGAACTGGTTGTTAATGTTGCTGGTCTTTGTGGCGGGCACGGCGTCGCTGGCGTCAGAGGTCGCGGCGTCGCGCTTGATCGGGCCGTTCTTTGGCACGTCGGTGCTCGTCTGGGCCATCCTGATCGGCAACACGCTGGTCTATCTGACGATCGGCTACGCGCTCGGCGGGCGGCTGGCCGATCGCCGTCCCAGTGAGCCGGCGCTCTACTGGATCGTGGCGCTGGCCGGCTTCGCGCTCGGGCTGGCGCCGTTCGTTGCGCGGCCGGTGCTGCTGCTGGCCTGGCAGGGCTTCGCGACGTACGACGCGGGCGTGCTGGGCGCGACGCTGGTCGGCTTCAACCTCATTTTCGCCGTGCCGACGATCCTACTCGGCATGGTGTCACCGTACGCGGTCCGGCTGACGCTCGGCAAGGTGGCGCAGGCCGGACAGTCGGCCGGATCGGTTTACGCGCTGTCCACACTGGGCAGCATCGCCGGCGCTTATGTCCCGGTCTTCCTGCTGACGCCGCGCACCGGCGCGCGCCTGACGTTCGTCATCGTGGCGGCGGTGATGGCGCTGGCCGCGTTTGTGCCGTCGCGCTGGCGGCGCACCGCGCTGATCGTCACCGCCGGGTTCGCCACGCTCAGCGTCGAGTTGACCGCGTCGCGCGTGCTTGGGCCGGACTTCGGCACGTCGATCCAGATCTGGGCCGTGCTGATCGGCATGTCGCTGTTGTACCTGACGCTCGGCTACGAGTTCGGCGGTCGGCTGGCCGATCGCTGGCCGAATGAGGGCGCGCTGCGGCGCGTGGCGCTGGCGGCGGCGGGCTTCATACTGCTTGTCCCGCTCGCCTCCGGACCGGTGCTGTCGGTCACGCGCGGGCTGTTTGCCGGCGCCAGTTGGGGCTATATGGTTGGCGCGCTGGCGGCATTCAATTTGCTGTTCGCCATCCCGATTCTCCTGCTCGGCATGTTCCCGCCGTTCGCCATCCGGCTCTCCGGCCCGCTGCAGGCCGTCAGCGGCGCGGGCCACACGGCCGGCTCGCTGTACGCGCTCTCGACGGTCGGCAGCATCGTCGGGACGTACGCGCCGGTGCTGGTGCTGGTGCCGCTAATCGGCACACGCAACACCTTCCTGCTGTTCGCGCTTGCGCTGCTCGCCGTCGCCGTGCTAGGGCTGGCGGTGCGCGCCTCGAAGCAGGCGCCGCTGGCGGGCGGCCTGGTGGCGGTGCTGGCCGTGGCAGCATTCGCCTTCCCACAGTCCTATATCAAGCCGCTGGAAGAAGGCGGCAAGCGCACGCTATACGAGACCGAGTCGCTCTACAACTACATTCGCGTGATGCAGTATGGCGACTACACAATTCTGGAGCTCAACGAAGGCCAGGCGATCCACTCACTGTACAACCCGCGCGAGTTCCTGACCGGCGGCGTGTGGGATTACTTCCTCGTCGCGCCGTACTTTGCGAACGACGAGCGGCCGGCGAACGTCAAGAGCATGGCGCTGATCGGCTCGGCGGCCGGCACCGTCGCCAAGCAGTACACGCGCGTGTACGGCCCGATCACGATCGACGGCGCGGAGATCGACCCGGAGATCGTCTCGGTCGCCCGGCAATACTTCGGCATGACCGACCCCAACTTCACGGTGTATAGCGAGGACGGGCGCTACTTCCTGCGCAACACACAGCGCAAATATGACGTCATTGCGGTGGACGCGTATCGCCCGCCGTACATCCCGTTCCACCTGACGACGCGCGAGTTCTTCGCGGACATCAAGGCGCACCTGAACGAGAACGGCATCCTGGTCATCAACGCCGGGCACACATTGAGCGACTACGGCCTGGTGGACGTGCTGGGCTCGACGATGAAGGCCGAGTTCCCCAACGTGTACGCGCTCGACGTGCCGATGCGCGGCTCGACAGTCGGCAACTCGCTCGTCATCGCGACCCGGCAGCCGACGAAGCTGGCGAATTTCAAGGCGAACCTGGCCGCCGTCAACGATCCCGTGCTAAAGCAAATTGGCGACAGCGCGGAGAACGTGCGCGAGGTGACCGCCATGCCGGTCGTGTTCACCGACGACCTGTCGCCGGTTGAGGAAGTGGTGCACCGCGTGCTGATCAACTTCATCCTGACGGGGCAATAA